Proteins encoded by one window of Bacillus sp. DTU_2020_1000418_1_SI_GHA_SEK_038:
- a CDS encoding prepilin-type N-terminal cleavage/methylation domain-containing protein — protein sequence MHCDNQKGLTLVEVLLSIVILTIILGTIIKFFPQMGMMNKQNEIKQEAVNIAKEILIDWQNKGDDLKKFLTNPSSNVLPGYSHNDDKYFYFNETKGNLNIEVKIRKKPDLDGYPSKAYLVHIKLKNNQGKKISETYGYIIVI from the coding sequence GTGCATTGTGATAATCAAAAAGGATTAACCTTGGTAGAAGTACTACTATCTATTGTTATTTTGACGATAATCCTCGGTACTATTATTAAATTTTTCCCCCAAATGGGAATGATGAACAAACAGAATGAGATTAAACAGGAGGCAGTGAATATTGCAAAAGAAATATTAATTGATTGGCAGAATAAAGGGGATGACCTGAAGAAATTCCTTACTAATCCGTCTAGTAATGTCCTTCCTGGATATAGCCATAATGATGACAAATATTTTTATTTTAATGAAACAAAAGGAAATTTAAATATTGAAGTAAAAATTAGAAAGAAACCTGATTTAGACGGTTATCCCTCTAAAGCTTATCTCGTTCATATCAAACTTAAAAATAATCAAGGAAAAAAAATAAGTGAAACTTATGGATACATAATTGTTATCTAG
- a CDS encoding type II secretion system protein: MLKQNQNGLTLIELLAIISILSIVGVIIWSVFFQGVKYSNNAVTRNQMQQEANIITTKLKEIHLTSEKYSIVSNNGIIAVTYDDKNGTSQEVIFENSNLEFSSTSINNRIPKETDTRFTLIVTDKDSGNSHSITTLLYRLKGGNNK; this comes from the coding sequence ATGCTTAAACAAAATCAAAACGGACTTACTTTAATTGAATTGCTTGCAATAATTTCTATCTTGTCAATTGTAGGTGTAATAATATGGAGTGTGTTTTTCCAAGGTGTAAAATATTCTAATAATGCTGTAACAAGAAACCAAATGCAACAGGAAGCTAATATTATTACTACAAAACTGAAAGAAATTCATCTAACCTCTGAAAAATATTCTATTGTTTCTAACAATGGCATAATTGCAGTAACCTATGATGATAAAAATGGTACTTCACAAGAAGTAATTTTTGAAAATAGTAATTTAGAATTTTCATCTACATCCATAAATAATAGAATTCCAAAAGAAACTGATACTCGATTTACTCTTATTGTAACTGACAAGGATTCAGGCAATTCACATTCAATCACCACCCTTCTATACCGACTGAAAGGGGGAAATAATAAATGA